The sequence below is a genomic window from Candidatus Thermoplasmatota archaeon.
ATCCTTTCTGGATATAGAGCTGACTCCAGTTGGCAAGAACAGTTTCGTTTGTATAATCATATATCTTGCTTCTCTCCTCAGTGTAAGCTATATCTGTCAATATGTCAATGCTGTTATTTTTTAGGCGATTCAAACATTCATCCCAGGTCCCATGAATATATTCAATTTTCCATCCTTCCTCCGATGCAATGTATTCTACTATGTCTGCATATATCCCTTTTACAGTTCCGTTTTCATCTGTAAATATAAGCGGTTCGTTTTCGTATATCCCGATTTTTAAGGAAATCGAAGGGTCATCTGCAGAAACAAAAATGCCAATAAATAAAGTCAAGCATACAATTAATATAAGGCACTTTTTCATGATCCAATCGCCTATTTGTATAAATGCAATTGCAATATAAACGACTATCGCTAATTATAAATCTCTCTGATGTTCTCTGTCCCACTGCTTGGTTTATGTTAACACGTAAGCTTTCTATTTGAAAAAATCGCTTAACTTCGTCTTCCTTATTTTATCATTTTTAAATAACGATTCGGCAGATTTTTCAAAAATTAGGATGCGCTGTTTCGTATACTCAGGAATGGACAATCCGTTCATTATTTTTTTTGCTGGCTCCAAGTATTTCTTTATGGATTTTTCGTGAACGGTAAGTGTCAGAGAGCCGCCGCATTTTGTGCATACTCCCCTTAAAGGAATCCGCCTGTATTTCTTATTGCACTTAACGCACCTCACCTGCTGCGTTGTGAACGCCCTCAAATTTCCGATCAAATCTGGAAGGAAGTGGGTCTGTATAACCCTCGTAGCAACGTCGTTCTCATCAACAGCCCTTATTTTTCTGGCAAGTTCAAGCTGTGCGTCAAGCTTATCTTCCATTTTTTTGAGAGTTTTGTATGATGATGTTTTTGTCCCTTCTGATATATTCCTGGTGTCATGGGTGAAAGAAAAATCGCTGTATTCCCTACCTGTTCCTATCCTGTAAGCAACCAAATCCATCTTTTTTTCCAATTCCTTCGGGTGGGCATGTCGTATCGTAGCCCTGTAAAATTCTAAAGGGTAAAGGCGAAGCAAATCCATGCTCTGTGCCTCCTTATCTATTTCTGACGGGGAGATTTTTGTTGCAAGAACCAACGGCAGATCCATGTGCCCGCCGCGCTTTTCAGGAATGTACTCAAGGGAAAAGTTTATAAGGACATCAAGGAGAAGCATGAGCGTATCCTCATCACCATCGCAATTCCTCCTTTTTGCCGCATGATAAAATGGATGGGCACAGCAAACGTCTGCATCTATGAATCCTATGATACGACCAACCGCGCCTGCCGATGTATGGGGTGAAAGGCCGACGACCATACTGCCTATTAAATCCTGCATATCTGAAGCATTATAGAAGGGCTCTATTCCGTAAAACTTATCCAGCAGTTCATCAATATAGTTTGCGACTTTGAGCATGTATGTGGCACATTTTTTTGACGGTACGACATCCTGTATCTTCAATTCGCATATCTGGTCTTTTCTTTCCAGGGGTTTTCCTTTCCAATCCTTGTCATATCCTAGGGCATGAAGTTTTTCTACGGATGTGTCGATTTCATCGGGTCGGAAATGGGTCAATGGCATGTTTGTCATATCGAAACGCGCGGTACCGTCCTTAAATACATAAACGCCGTGTTTTGCCCTCAAAAGCCCTTTCTCAATACATTCCGGCGTCTTATTCTTTGACGAAAGGCCAATCACTCCCTTCACTTTTTCCGGTATTGAAATCATGCCTATGTTTTTCTTCGCTCTTTCTATTTCCATATAAAGTTTCACTTCATGGGTATCTATTTTTCCCGTGTATGAGGTCAAGCCGCCACAATCGCATCTTGTTTTATATGTAATTTTTTTGCATCTCTCACATTTCCTGGCACCCGCCTCAAATCTTATCTTATTTGCCCTGAGGGCAGAATTCACCAATCTTTCCCGGCCTCCTGCCTCGCTTACAGGAAATAAAACATGGGGACTGGCTCTCATCGTTCTCTCAGCCGCTTTTTCAGGCCTTCCCATTCTTGTTCCTATTCTCTGCGGGGCGCGGGGCATTATTTTTATTCCAGAAAGTTCGGACACCATTTTCATTGGATCCCCTAAGCTGAATAATTGATCCACACCCCTTTTCCTTCCTATCTTTCCATCTTCCACATCAAATCCGCAGCACCGTATGAGGGGGTATGCATATTTTTCTATGATTATTGTTTCCCTTTCCCTATGAAGGGCACCGAGTTTGAGCAGTATTTCCTTTATTTTTTTATCTTTTGAAATGGCTAGAAATTCATCAAATCCTGCTTTTTCGATAGCATCTGCCAGCAATTTTATTTCGTCAGGAGAAATATCGTGCCAGAATAGGTTGTATGAGGGATAGAGGGGTACGTCAAACTTTTCGGATATGCGAAAAGCATCTGCCGGGGAAAGCTCTTTCAAATTTACTTTATGACCAAGTTCGTTTGAAACAATCACCTCGGCTTTTTTCTCTCCTTCCTCATCCTCGTTAAGGCAACCCAATTTCTCCTGGAGTTCCTGTATCCACCATTCATAACAGTAGCTTGCCTGAGGCAAGATTGCATTATTTTCCACAAATTCTCCGAAAGAAATGAGTATCTCTCCCAGATCTATGATTTCCTTTACCCTGTCCTTAATCTTTTTTGCTTCTTCAAGAGCGTTAACCTGCATGAAATCCCCGTTTTTAAGCAACACCATCGGCCCCTCTATAGAATCGCAGGGTGTTCCGACCGTTCCCTTGCCCGGCCTCTCGGTTTTTATCTGTGTTCCTATGGCGATAAAGTTGTCAAGGATATACATGGCAGCAGGATTTATTGCCGTTGATGCGAGTCCGCACGTCCTCCCCCTTCCATAACGGAGACGGAACCCGCCCTTGCTGGACGGGTGGGAAAAAACGGGTCTCCCAGCTATAAGGCTTTCAATATACTTCCAGGAGGGAACAATTTCATTTTTCTCCTCTCCCTCTTCGTGAAGAAAAGCTTTTAGGAAATCCCAACCCTCGAGTTTCATCTTGTTGACATGCTTCAAAATTTTCGGGGCTTTGAGGCTTAATCCTTCGGATATTACAAGGCATGCTCCCCCTCTGACTTTATTTGTTCTTACTCTCGGCAAATCCCTCTTGCCCATTATTTCCCTGTCCTCCGTAGCCTCGCCGTTGATGCATATCGGGCAGTTTCCCACGATGTTTTCTATCTCTTCCAGCGATGGTGCATATTGGAGTGTGGCTATCCTGTCGTATAGAGGCACTTCTTCTTTATATCTCTCTATTTCATCTTCAGTCGGCTTGTATCTGTCTATGCCCAGTTTTCTTCTTACAATGTCTGCTATCAATACGCTCATTGCCTCTCCCGTCCCACCCGCAGAACGGATTGGCCCGGCGAAATAGAGATCGACATAATTACTGCCATCAAAGTTTTTTGCTATTTTGACTTCGGATATCCCCTCTATCGGGGCGACAAGAACACCCTCCGTCAGTATCGCCAGCCCTGTTCGTACTGCCTGGTCAACGGTTTTTTCTGTGCTCCCTGCCATCTCTTCTGCTATTTCCACAGCGACAGATATTGCCGTTTCCTCCCTGCTCATATTTTTTAAATAAGTTCTTATCCTGTCCGCAATCCCTGCCGGGCCGACCAATTCTTCCACCCTGTCAGCGAAGTCGTTGGCCGTGGGAATTTCTACCTCTCTTTTCGGGTCAAACCCCCTGCTTCTTGCCTCTCTAGCCACCCTGTAACAATTCTCGACCTGTCTTTTTATTCCTGAAAAATACTGCTGAATGTCACCCATCAAAAAATGAATGAGCTAGAGCGTTTAAAGTTTGTCCAACTCGGTCTTTATTCTTTTAAGCACTTCCCTGTTTGCGTCTGGGTCAATTTCCTTCAGTCTTTTTGTGGCCTTTATACCATCCATACCCTCATTTTTGTATCCGTAAGGAAGAGATGCGGCTTTAGTCTACCCAATTGCATTCCTTTGTATTTTTCTAGATAGATATCCGGCTCATCATCCACGGCCAGTCATGAACTCACTTTTATTGTTTCCTTAACGAGCTTTTCTATTCTTTTCAGGCTTTGAGATATGGACTTTACCTGTTTTCTCTGCCCTTCTGTGAGCTCTCCATATTTGCCCTCGTCCAGCAGGTAAAGATATCCCTGGGCTATGCAAAGCGGATTGAAAAATTGATGAGATATCTCCTTTGCAAATATCTTTCTGAATTCTTCGCTCTCTTCCAATTTTTCCTGGAATGCCAGCACATTTATGCCTTCCTTGCCATTTTTTATGTTCAGAGATCTGCCGAACATTTTTCTTTCCCTACTTTCTCCATCAATAAAAGTAAATTCGACATCCCCTGACTCGTGTGTACTAAGCCCGTTAAAAGTTTTTATTATGATACCAGCATCTGGCACAAACTCGTTCAATTCCCTGCCTTTGATATCCTCAGCATTATACAGAAGGTTATTCATGAATTGCTCGTTTACACTTAGAATTTTACCATCGCTGTTTATGACCATCACATTTATCGGAATATTGTTAACCAACTCCTCCAACGGCATTATCTCTTCCGATTTTTGTGTTGCCATGTAAGGTATGCTGATGTGCTTGGGTATAAACGGTATACTCTCAAGGCGGATTAGAAGCTCCCTGCATCTCTTTATGTTCAAATCCAGAATGTGAGCATTTCTTCTTGCCCCGATTACAGCTTGGGTGAACTCTCTCCTGCCGATTTCGTCCAGAAGCCTCTTCTCAGAAATGAGCATCAATTCTTTTCTTACATCAATTCTTTTTTCTTCCAGATCGTTCAGTCTTTTTCCAAGGGA
It includes:
- a CDS encoding DNA polymerase II large subunit; this encodes MGDIQQYFSGIKRQVENCYRVAREARSRGFDPKREVEIPTANDFADRVEELVGPAGIADRIRTYLKNMSREETAISVAVEIAEEMAGSTEKTVDQAVRTGLAILTEGVLVAPIEGISEVKIAKNFDGSNYVDLYFAGPIRSAGGTGEAMSVLIADIVRRKLGIDRYKPTEDEIERYKEEVPLYDRIATLQYAPSLEEIENIVGNCPICINGEATEDREIMGKRDLPRVRTNKVRGGACLVISEGLSLKAPKILKHVNKMKLEGWDFLKAFLHEEGEEKNEIVPSWKYIESLIAGRPVFSHPSSKGGFRLRYGRGRTCGLASTAINPAAMYILDNFIAIGTQIKTERPGKGTVGTPCDSIEGPMVLLKNGDFMQVNALEEAKKIKDRVKEIIDLGEILISFGEFVENNAILPQASYCYEWWIQELQEKLGCLNEDEEGEKKAEVIVSNELGHKVNLKELSPADAFRISEKFDVPLYPSYNLFWHDISPDEIKLLADAIEKAGFDEFLAISKDKKIKEILLKLGALHRERETIIIEKYAYPLIRCCGFDVEDGKIGRKRGVDQLFSLGDPMKMVSELSGIKIMPRAPQRIGTRMGRPEKAAERTMRASPHVLFPVSEAGGRERLVNSALRANKIRFEAGARKCERCKKITYKTRCDCGGLTSYTGKIDTHEVKLYMEIERAKKNIGMISIPEKVKGVIGLSSKNKTPECIEKGLLRAKHGVYVFKDGTARFDMTNMPLTHFRPDEIDTSVEKLHALGYDKDWKGKPLERKDQICELKIQDVVPSKKCATYMLKVANYIDELLDKFYGIEPFYNASDMQDLIGSMVVGLSPHTSAGAVGRIIGFIDADVCCAHPFYHAAKRRNCDGDEDTLMLLLDVLINFSLEYIPEKRGGHMDLPLVLATKISPSEIDKEAQSMDLLRLYPLEFYRATIRHAHPKELEKKMDLVAYRIGTGREYSDFSFTHDTRNISEGTKTSSYKTLKKMEDKLDAQLELARKIRAVDENDVATRVIQTHFLPDLIGNLRAFTTQQVRCVKCNKKYRRIPLRGVCTKCGGSLTLTVHEKSIKKYLEPAKKIMNGLSIPEYTKQRILIFEKSAESLFKNDKIRKTKLSDFFK
- a CDS encoding histidine kinase dimerization/phospho-acceptor domain-containing protein yields the protein MMGKLKIFWEKLKKMVWPFWGDDKSGSIAYFEDTGEEMGIVKKVIRDSNGKVAGYEIEDVKSKKILSMSRDSFEVTGRGLIFTPLWYSEAREFIEELEFKTKMPGLSDIISEGNLSKRELDEVVKANPELNKYLENADLFKKSLGKRLNDLEEKRIDVRKELMLISEKRLLDEIGRREFTQAVIGARRNAHILDLNIKRCRELLIRLESIPFIPKHISIPYMATQKSEEIMPLEELVNNIPINVMVINSDGKILSVNEQFMNNLLYNAEDIKGRELNEFVPDAGIIIKTFNGLSTHESGDVEFTFIDGESRERKMFGRSLNIKNGKEGINVLAFQEKLEESEEFRKIFAKEISHQFFNPLCIAQGYLYLLDEGKYGELTEGQRKQVKSISQSLKRIEKLVKETIKVSS